GCATACGTCCAATGCCAGCATGTCGGCGATCTCGTCGAGCAGTTCGAACACCGGCCGGCCTTCGCGGTCGACCTTGTTGACGAAGGTGATGATCGGGACGGATCGGAGGCGGCAGACCTCGAACAACTTGCGCGTCTGCGGCTCGATGCCCTTGGCGGCGTCGATCACCATGATCGCCGAATCGACCGCGGTCAGCGTGCGATAGGTATCCTCGCTGAAATCCTCGTGGCCCGGCGTGTCGAGCAGGTTGAAGGTGATGCCGTCATGTTCGAACGTCATCACCGACGAGGTGACGGAGATACCGCGCTGCTGCTCGATCTTCATCCAGTCGGAGCGCGCGCGTCGGTTCGCCCCGCGCGCCTTCACCTCGCCGGCGAGATGGATCGCGCCGCCGAAGTACAGCAGCTTTTCGGTCAGCGTCGTCTTGCCGGCGTCGGGGTGGGAGATGATCGCGAAGGTACGGCGGGGGGAGGTCATCACTGGGTCCGGTCAGAAGGCGTCATCCCCGCGCAGGCGGGGATCCAGATACTCAGGCGTTCGGGCAGGAGTCGCTGGCGTTGCGTCAATGGATTCCCGCCTACGCGGGAATGACGAAAATGGGAATTGCCGGGTCGCGCAACCAGACCCGCTTTTACGCGGTCAGCGTCACCTTCATGCGGATGTGCTTCGTGTCGCCGGGCGCGATCTCGAACACGCCGGGCTTGGCGCGGAAATCGCCCGCATAGCCTTCGGGATCGGCGATGCCGTGCCAGGGTTCGATGCAGACATAGGCGGCGCCGGGCTTGGTCCAGATGCCGAGCTTGGGCGTGTCCGGGAAGGCGACGTGGAGCTCGGGGCCCTCGCTCGCGCCATAGGTGACGGCTTGCGAGCGGACATGGTCCCAGACGAGCGCGTCGTCGGTGAACAGATCGTCGCGCAGCTGCAACGTGCGGCCGTCGAGCGGCGAGGGGCGCGTGGCGGCGGCGATCAGGCCGTCGGGAGCGATCTCGCGCAGCGCGCCGGGCTCGTCCGCCGCGAAGACGATGCGGTGGTCGGCGCGATCGTGCCCATAGGGCAGCGGCCACGCGAAGGCGGGATGGAAGCCGAAGCTCGCCGGCATGGCCGCGTCGTTGCGGTTGACGATGCGCGCCTCGACCGACAGCGTCGTGTCTTCGATCGAGAAGGTGATCTCCAGCCGGAAGGCGAAGGGGTAATGGCTGCGCGTCTGGTCGCTGTCCTCCAGCGCGAAGACGGCGTGACTGTCCGACGCCTCGACGACATCGAACAGCGAATGGCGGGCGAAACCGTGCTTGGGCATCGGATAGGTCGCGCCGTCGAGGTGGATCTGCAGCCCGTTGGTGACGCCGATCACCGGGAACAGGATCGGCGCGTGGCCGGTCCAGAAGGCCGGGTCGGCGTCGGTCATCAATTCGCGGCCTTGCGCATCGGTGAGGTGCGTGAGCTCGGCGCCATAGCTGTTGATCGCGGCGGTGAGCGCGCCGGAGGTGATGC
This portion of the Sphingomonas sp. FARSPH genome encodes:
- a CDS encoding aldose 1-epimerase family protein, encoding MTDPQMIRITSGALTAAINSYGAELTHLTDAQGRELMTDADPAFWTGHAPILFPVIGVTNGLQIHLDGATYPMPKHGFARHSLFDVVEASDSHAVFALEDSDQTRSHYPFAFRLEITFSIEDTTLSVEARIVNRNDAAMPASFGFHPAFAWPLPYGHDRADHRIVFAADEPGALREIAPDGLIAAATRPSPLDGRTLQLRDDLFTDDALVWDHVRSQAVTYGASEGPELHVAFPDTPKLGIWTKPGAAYVCIEPWHGIADPEGYAGDFRAKPGVFEIAPGDTKHIRMKVTLTA